Part of the Crossiella cryophila genome, CGGGACGGCGAACCCGCCGAGGCCTGGCTGGTGACCGGGTACGCCGAGGTCAAACAGGTGTTGGTGGACATGCGTTTCAGCGGCGACGCGGCCACCGCGCCGGACACCCCGCGGGTCACCCCGTGGCCGTTGCGGCGCGGCATGATGCTGACCATGGACCCGCCGGAGCACACCCGGCTGCGGCGGCTGGTGGCCAAGGAGTTCACCATGCGCCGGGTGGAGAAACTCCGCCCGGACACCGAGCGGATCGTCAGCGGGTTGCTCGACGACATGGTCGCGCACGGCTCGCCCGCGGACTTCGTGCAGCACGTGGCGCTGCCGCTGCCGATCACGGTGATCTCGCACCTGCTCGGCGTGCCCAAGGAGGACGAGCACCACTTCCGGGCCTTCACCGAGGTGATGGGCGCGACCACCAAGTACACCGCGGCCCAGGTCAACCAGGCCCGCGACCAGCTCGAGGACTACCTGCGGGCGCTGATCGAACGGCGGCGCGCCGAACCCAGTGACGACCTGCTGGGCGCGCTGGTGCAGGCCCGCGACGAGGAGGACCGGCTCAGTGAGGAGGAGCTGGTCCGGGTCGGGGTGAACCTGCTGATCGCGGGGTATGAGACCACCGCGAGCCAGATCGCCAACTTCGCCTACGTGCTGCTGCAGCGGCCGGAGCTGTTCGCCCAGCTGCGCGACGACCTGGACCTGGTGCCCAGCGCGGTGGAGGAGCTGTTGCGGGCCACCCCGTTGCGCACCTCGGGCAGCTTCCCCCGGGTGGCCACCGAGGACGTGCGGATCGGCGAGGTGCTGATCAGGGCGGGCGAGACCGTGCTCATCCAGCTCGCGGTGGCCAACCGGGACCCGAAGGTCTTCACCGACCCCGATGTGGTGAAACTGGACCGCGAGCACAACCCGCACCTGGGCTTCGGGCACGGCGTGCACCACTGCCTTGGCGCGCTGCTGGCCAAGATGGAGTTGCGCCTGGTCCTGCGGCACCTGGCTGAGCGCTTTCCGGACCTGCGACTCGCCGCCCCGGCCGAAGCGATACCGTGGAAGGCCGGGCTGCTCGCACGCGGCCCGTTGTCCCTGCCGATCGCCTGGTGACGGGAGCACGTGGTGAGCACTGATCGTTGGCACGTCGAGGTTTCGCACGACTGCATCGGGTCCGGGATGTGCGCGGGCGCGGCGCCCGAGTTCTTCCGGCTGGTCGACGGTTACGCCGAACCGGTCCACACCGAGATCGACCCGGACGAGGTCGTGACCGACGCGGCCGACCAGTGCCCGGCCGAGGCGATCTCGGTGGTCGACGTGGCCTCCGGCAAGACGCTGGCGCCGGTCGACTAGATCCCGGAAGGGGTCAGACCCGGACCAGCACCTGGTCCATGGTCTTGCGCACCAGGTCGGGTACCTGCGCCTGTTCGGCCGGGTACCCGACCGGGATCACCGCGAACGCCTTCTCGTTGCGCGGCCGCCCGAGCACCTCGCCGAGGAAACGCATCGGGCTGGGGGTGTGGGTGAGCGCGGCGAGCCCGGACAGGTGCAGGGCGGTCAGCAGCATGCCGACCGCGATGCCCACCGACTCGTCGCCGTAGTAGTGCTTGTAGGAGCTGCCGTCCGCGCGCAGCCCGAAGCGCTGCTGGAACACCACGATCAGGTAAGGCGCGTCGGTCAGGTGCGGCTTGTGCGCGTCCGTGCCCAGTGGGCGCAACGCGGAGAGCCACTCCTCGCCGAGACGGCCGTCGTAGGAGACCTGTTCCTCGGCCTCCGCGGCCGCCCGGATGCGCGCCCGCACCTCGGGGTCCTCCACCAGCACGAAGGTCCACGGCTGCTGGTGCGCGCCGGAGGGCGCGGTGTTGGCCACCGCGATCGCGTTGAGCACCAGCTCCTCGGGCACCGGGTCGGGGGCGAAACTGCGCACCGTGCGCCGCTGGTCCATCCGCGCGCGCAGCTCGGCGGAGATCCGCAACGCCTCCTGGTCCGGGATCCGCGCGGGGGAGTACGGAACCGGTTGGTAGGGCTCGCCGTGCAACGGGGTCCATGTCCTCATGGCGGACAGTATTGTCCCGGCCTTCGGACGTAAGCAGGGCCGAACGAGTGAACGGAAAACTTCTCTGAAATCCGCGTCACATGTCACCCGATCGAGCGTCCCGGTGCTGCGGGCTCCCACGGGGGAGCAGCCCGCGAACCCGGCGGCCGGGACCCCCAGCCACCGCCGCCGGTTCGCGCGGAGGACCGCCGGTCGGGGAGAGCGACCGGCGGGCCTCCTGCGCGGCGGCGTGTGGCCCGGCTCTCCCGATCTGCCTTTTGTCACCCGCGCCAACTACGCTGACCTGTTATGTCCGGGCGTCGACTTGGCGTGATGGGCGGCACCTTCGATCCCGTGCATCACGGGCACCTGGTGGCCGCCAGTGAGGTGCAGGCGCGGTTCGACCTGGACGAAGTGATCTTCGTGCCGACCGGGCGACCGTGGCAGAAGGAGCACCACGTGGTCTCCTCGCCGGAGGACCGCTACCTGATGACGGTGATCGCCACCGCGTCCAACCCCCGGTTCTCGGTGAGCCGGGTGGACGTGGACCGGACCGGTCCCACCTACACCATCGACACCCTGTCCGACCTGCACAGACAGCATCCCAACGATCAGCTGTTCTTCATCACCGGCGCCGACGCGCTGGAGCAGATCCTGGGCTGGTGGCGGGCGGACGAGCTGTTCGAGCTGGCCCACTTCGTCGGCGTCACCCGGCCGGGCTACCAGCTCGACGACGACCACCTGCCGCGCGGCGCGGTCAGCCTGGTGGACGTGCCCGCGATGGCGATCTCCTCCACCGACTGCCGGGAGCGCGTGGCCAAGGGGATGCCGGTCTGGTACCTCGTGCCCGATGGTGTGGTGCAGTACATCTCCAAGCGGAACCTGTACCGCGACCCGGCGCCCTGACCGCCCGGTACCCTGAGTGACCTGTGCGGACCCCCGTAGGTCGCACGGGGAGGAGCAACGTGTCAGCGACCGAGGAGTCCCGCCGGCTGGCCCATGTCGCCGCACTCGCGGCGGCCGACAAGAAGGCCCACGACATCGTGGTGCTGGATGTGTCGACCCAGCTGGTGATCACCGACGTCTTCGTGATCGCCTCGGCGCCCAACGAGCGCCAGGTACAGGCGATCGTGGACAGCGTCGAGGAGAAGATGCGCGAGGCCGGCAGCAAGCCGGTGCGGCGGGAAGGCGCCCGCGAGGGGCGCTGGGTGCTGCTGGACTTCGTGGACCTGGTGGTGCACATCCAGCACACCGAGGAGCGTTCGTTCTACGGCCTGGAGCGGCTGTGGAAGGACTGCCCGCGGATCGAGTTCGAGGACGTCGTGGCGCACCAGCCCGAGGACGAGGACGTCCAGGCGTGACCCTGTCCCGGCTGATTCTGTGGCGGCACGGTCAGACCGGCCACAACGCCTCGGGCCGGCTGCAGGGCCAGCTCGACGTCGAGTTGAACGACATCGGACTGGCCCAGGCCCGGCAGGCCGCGCCCCTGGTGGCGGCACTGGAACCCGATCTGCTGGTCACCTCCGACTTACGCCGCGCGGCGGACACCGCGGCCGCGTTCACCGCGGTCACCGGGATGGCGCCGCGGGTGGACAAGCGACTGCGGGAGACCGACGTCGGCCAGTGGATGGGCATGTCTGGCGCGGAGGTCGAGGCCGACTGGCCGGGCGCGCTGGCGAACTGGCGGGCCGACCCGGCCTTCGCCCCACCCGGCGGCGAGACCCGCCTGGAGGTGGCCGCCCGCGCGGTCGAGGTGGTCGCCGAACTGGACCTAACCCAGGACGGCACCGCCCTGCTGTGCGCGCACGGGGGTCTCATCACCGGCCTGATCGGGCGGCTGCTGGGGCTGCCGGTGGAGCTGTGGCCGTCGCTGGGCGGCCTGAGCAACTGCCACTGGACCGTGCTGGCCAGGCGGGCCGACGACATCAGGTGGCGGTTGCTCAGTCACAACGTGGGGGCGACTGGTTGAGCCGGGGACGCCTGCTGGTCCTCGGCGACTCGCTGGCCTTCCACGGGCCGGAGTACGCCCTGCCCGCGGACGATCCCCGGCTGTGGCCCAACATCGCCGCGGCCGGGCTGGACCGCGAGGCCGAACTGGTCGCCGGGTTCGGCTGGACCGCCCGGCACGGCTGGTGGGCCCTCACCGGGGATCCGCGGGTGTGGTCGCTGCTGCCCCGCACCGACGCCCTGGTGCTGGCCCTTGGCAGCATGGACACCCTGCCCAGCCCGCTGCCCACGTACCTGCGCGAGGGCCTGCGCCACCTGCGGCCCACGCCGGTCCGGCGCTTCGCCCGCGCCCGCTACCAGGCCGCCCAGCCGCACCTGGCCCGCTTCCTGCGCGGCCGCCCGGTGGCCCTGCCGGCCCACCTCACCGTGTCCTACCTGGACCGCTGCCTGCAGGCGGTGCGCACCATCCGCCCCGACCTGCCGGTGATCGGCATGCTCCCGTCGGTGCACAACTCACCCGAGTACGGCCACGTCCACACCGGCCACGCCCCCGCGGTGGCGGCCCTGCGCACCTGGTCCGCCCGCACCCGGGTGCCGCTGCTCGACCTGCCCGCCCTGGTCCGCGCGCACATCTTCGACGGCGACGGCAACCCCGACGGCATGCACTGGGGATTTTCCGCACACGCCGAAGTCGGCACAGCGGTAGCGGACCTGCTCCGCCCGATGCTTCCGTAGGCTGCGTCCCCGTGTCCGTCGCCGTGTTCACCGACTCCACCGCGTACCTGCCGGAGGGCTTCGCGACCCGCCACGGCATCCACGAGGTGCCCCTGCACGTCACGGTGGACGGCGCCGGCGGCCTGGACGGCAAGGACATCGGCCCCAGCGAGCTGGCCGCGGCCCTGGCCGAACGCCGCACCGTCACCACCTCCCGCCCCACCCCCGCCGAGTTCGCCACCGCCTACCGCCAGGCCCTGGAAGCAGGCGCCACCGCGGTCGTCTCCATCCACCTGTCCCGCGAACTCTCCGGCACCTGGGACGCCGCCCGCCTGGCCGCGCTGGAGGTGGGCCCCGACCGGGTCCGCGTGGTCGACTCCCGCTCCACCGCGATGGGCCTGGGCTTCGCCGTACTGGCAGCCGCCAAAGCCGCCACCCGGCAAGCCACCCCCGCCGAGGTGGAAGCGGTGGCCACCCACACCGCCACCCACACCAGAACCTTCTTCTGCCTGGAAACCCTCGAACACCTCCGCCGAGGCGGCCGAATAACCCCCACAGCAGCACTGCTGGGCACCGCCCTGTCGGTAAAACCCCTGCTACACGTGGAAAACGGCCGAATCCTCCCCCTGGAGAAGGTGCGAACCACCAGCCGAGCAGTAGCCCGCCTGGTCGACCTCGCCACCGAAGCCGCGGGCCAGGGCCCGGTAGAGGTGGCGGTCCACCACCTGGGCTCCCCCCAACGCGCGGCCGAACTGGCAGGCCGCCTCGACGAACGCCTCCCCGGCTGCGACGGCTGCGTCATCTCCGAGGTAGGCGCGGTAGTAGGCGCCCACACCGGCCCCGGCGTCCTGGGCGTAGTCGTCCTCCCACACCGCCCCCGCTAACCCACCCACACTCGCCCCGGTCCCCGGTCCCCGGTCCCCGGTCCCCGGCCGCGCCGGCGCCGAGCCCTGCCTTGAGCCGTTCCGCACCTGCCCGCCTCGAACCCAGCCCCGCACCCCCGCGCGCCCAAGCCTCGTCATCCCCTTGACCCTGCACTCTCGGCCGCCCCGCCGCCCCGCCGCCCCGCCGCCCCGCCCCCGGTCGCCCTGCCGCCCCCTGGTCGCCCCGCCTCGCCGCCCTGGCCTCCGTTCGGCCGCCCCGGCCCGCCCCAGGCCCCACCTCCCCCCTCGCCCTCGCCCCCCTCGCCCTCGCCCTCGCCCTCGCCCTCGCCGAGCGCGGCACCCTACACCACCCAACCCCCACCACCTCCCCCAACAACCCCCTCAACCAGCACTTATCCACAACACCCCACCTATCCACAGCCACCCCCGCCCCAGCTACCCCACACCCCCGCCCACCCCTAGCGTCGATCCCATGTGGCGCTTCCTCACCGCGGCAACCAACACCCGACGCGACCTCGCCCGGACCCGGTTGTCCGAACTGGCCGCCGCCGCACGCGCCAGACCCGGCCCTGACCCGCCCCCCGAACTGGACGGCATCAAAGTCATCCAGCTCGACGAGTCAGGCCACCAACTGCCGGCCCGGCCGTTGTCCCGCACCCCGAAGTGGCTTTCCCGGCTCCTGCCAAGGAGTCCGCGGGGAGTCAGGTGGGACCCCGGCCGGCTGGCGGCACTGGCGGTCGCGGTCGTCGCAGTCCTGGCTGTAGCGACGACCGCACTGCTGGTGTGGCAGGACCGGCCGACCAGGGAGATGGCTCCGGAACTCTCCCCGTCGGCCGGTCCCGCCGTCCCTCCGACCACCAAACCCCCGACCACCACCGGCGCCGGCGCCACCCTGGTGGTCAGCGTGGTCGGGAGGGTGACCAAACCCGGGCTGGTCACCCTCACCGAAGGGGCCCGCGTCGCCGACGCCGTCCAGGCGGCAGGCGGCGCACACCCGAACGTCGACCTCAACGGCCTCAACATGGCCCGCCGGTTGGCGGACGGGGAGCAGGTGCACGTCGGAATAACGCCGCCACCCGAGCAGCCCCAGGACTCCCTGGGAATGCCACCCGGCGGCACCGCCAAAGTCAGCCTGAACAACGCGACCCTCGCCGCCCTGGACGCACTGCCAGGAGTAGGTCCCGTGACGGCGCAACGCATTGTCCAGTGGCGGACCAAGCACGGCCGTTTCACCTCGGTCGATCAGCTACGAGAGATCGAGGGCATCGGAGAGTCCCGCCTCGCCCGGCTCCGCGAGCTGGTGAGCCTCTGACCCAGCGCGCCAGGACCGGGCGCGCTGGGTCAGAGCATCGAGGCAAGGGGCACACATGCGGAGAACAAGTCGTCCGACGCGGCAGCTCGCCGTGGCCGACGCACGAGAAAGGGGAAAGCGTGCACCTGTATCCACGGCGAGAAGGCGCGGAAAGGAGGGAAGCGACAACAGCGCACCGCGCGAACGACTTGTTCTCCGCGAGCCACCCGAACCACCGGACTCCGAGCCAACAACACCTTCCGGCCCGGACCTCCGTCTAGTCCCCGCCGCCCTGACCACCTGGGCGGTAACCCTGCTCGGCCTCCACACAGGCTGGCTCCCCGCCACCCTGGCCGCCGCGTTGCTCACCGCAACCGCGGCCACCGCCGCATGCCTCCTGCTCCGCCCCCACCCCAAACCCACCCACCCAACACCCACCCCACCCCCATCACCACCGGTCCACTCACCCCAAACCCCTGCCCCCCAACCCCTTTCACTCCTCCCACCCCAAACTCCCACACTCGAAACATCCCCCCTGCAAACCACCATCCCTCGAATCTCCCCACCCGAAACACCCGCCCCTCGACCCGCCACATCCCAAACGCCCGCACCCCAAACGTGCACCCCCGAACCATCCCCGCCACAACCATCCGCCCCACAACCATCCGCCCCACAAACCGCCCCGCCGCGGTCCTCCCCACCGCAGCCCTTCGCTCCACAAGCCTCCGCCCAGCAGCCTTCCGCCCCGCAAGTCTCTGTCCCGCAAGCCTCCCCACCACAAGCCCCCGCCCCTCAACTCACCCCACCCGAGACGCCCGCCCCTCAAACTTCCCCATCCCAAACCTCCGCCCCCCAAACCTCCTCGCCGGGAACCCCGCCCCGCCCTCACCAACGCCCCCACCTCGATCTCCTTCCCCACCAACGCCCCCATCCCCATTCCCTTCCCCACCAACGTTCCCGACGCCACCGCCTGGCCGCCGCAGTCCTCACCGCCTGCGCCCTGTCCGGAGCCGCGGCCATCGGCATCGCCCTCAAAACCCACGCCGCCACAACACATCCCCTGCACGCAGCCGCCGAACGAGGCGCCACCGCGACCCTTACCGGCGTGGTCACCGGCGACCCCCGCCCCATGCGCACCCCGGCCTACGGCGGCCGCCCCGCCAACAGCAACGGCACCGTCCTCACCCTCGCCCTCGACACCGCCCACACCACCGGCGACACCATGTCCGTCGGCGGCACGGTCCTCCTGCTCGCCATGCACGAGTCCTGGTCCGACATCTCACCCGGCCAACGCCTCCGCACCACCGGAAAACTCGCCCCAGCCCACCCCGGCGACCTGACCGTCGCCGCCCTCCGCGTCCACAACGCGCCCGAACTCCTTGGCACACCACCGTTCTGGCAACGCGCCGCCACTCACATCCGCGCCGGCCTCCGCCAAGCCAGCGCAGTCCTCCCCACCGACCAGGCCGGTCTGCTGCCCTCCCTGGTCGTCGGCGACACCACCACCCTGGCTCCCCGCGTCATCGCCGACTTCCGCACCGCGGGCCTGGCGCATCTACTCGCCGTCAGCGGTACCAACCTCGCGATCGTCTGCGGCGCGGTCCTCCTGCTGTGCCGGGCAGTCCGCACCGGTCCGCGCACCGCGACGGCGGTGGCCGCCTTGGCACTACTCGGATTCGTCATCCTGGCCCGGCCACAACCGAGCGTCCTGCGCGCGGCGGTCATGGCCGCCATCGCCCTGTACGCACTGACCACCGGCCGCGACCGAGCCGCGATCCCCGCCCTGGCCGGTACCGTCACGATCCTGCTGCTCGCCGATCCGGAACTGGCCGGTGACCTGGGCTTCGTCCTGTCCGTGCTGGCCACCGCGGCGCTGGTGCTCCTGGCCCCACGCTGGTCCGACGCCCTGCGCCGCCGACACGTCCCTGGTGGTCTGGCCGAAGCCCTGGCCATCCCCGCCGCCGCGCACCTGTTCACCGCCCCCGTGGTGGTCGGCATGACCGGCGAACTCAGCCTCACCGCCATCCTCGCCAACCTGCTCGCCGCCCCGGTGGTCGCCCTGGCCACTGTGCTCGGCGTGCTGGCAGCCGTCCTGTCGGTGATCCACCCCGGCACGGCCGAACTCCTGGTCCACCTCACCGGACCGGCGATGTGGTGGCTGGTCACGGTCGCGCACCAGGCCGCAGCCATCCCGATGGCCACCCTGCCCTGGCCCAGTGGACTCGGCGGCGGCTTCCTGCTCATCGGCGTCCTGATCGTCCTCGCCCTGGTCCTACGCCAACGCCGCTTCCGCGCCCTGCTCATCGCGGCGATCCTGCTCGCGCTCCTGGTCCTCGTCCCGATCCGAGCCCTGCGTCCCGGCTGGCCACTACCGGACTGGGCCGTGGTCGCCTGCGATGTGGATCAAGGTGACGCCATCGTCCTGTCCACCGCCGAACCCGGTCGCGCGGTCCTCGTCGACACCGGCCCGGACCCGATCGCCATCACCAACTGCCTCCGGGACCTGGACATCGACCGGATCGCGCTACTCGTCCTCACCCACCTGCACGCCGATCACATCGGCGGCCTGGCCGAGGTACTCGCCGGGCACCAGGTCGGCGCGGTGGCGATCAGCCCCGTCCAGCAACCACCTTGGGCCATCAAGGAAATCCGCCGCGCCACCGAGTCCGCGGGCGTCCCCCTGACCGAACTCCGCCCCGGCACCAGCACCACCTGGCCCGGCCTGACCATCGACATCCTCGGCCCCCGCAGCCCAGCGGCCCTGGGCGCCACCGGCGAACGCGTCGGCGGCACGGCCCTGAACGACGCCTCCGTGGTCATCCGGGCCCACACCACCGCGGGCCGGGTCCTGCTCACCGGCGACATCGAACTGGCCGGCCAGGCAGACCTGTTGGCGGACAAGGGATCCGAGCTAGCGGCCGACATCCTCAAGGTCCCCCACCACGGCTCCCGCTACAGCCTGCCCAGATTCCTGGCCACCGTCCGCCCCCGGATCGCCCTGATCAGCGTCGGCGCCGGCAACGACTACGGCCACCCCAGCCCCCTGATCCTGGAAACCCTCCGCGCCCAGGGAACCCACATCCTCCGCACCGACCAGGACGGCGACCTGGCCATCGCCCCCAGCCCTCACGGCCCGGTGATCTCCCGCCACGGCAAACAAGAATCCCGGACAGCACGATGACTCCCCAGAACCCTGTCACCCGCCACAAACACGTCCGGCGTGTCACCCGGTCGCAAGAGACCAGGTGACACGCCGGAAGGCGGAGCTTGGGGTCAGAGGCCGAGGGCCTCGCGGACCGCGGCGGCTGACGGGGGAACGGTGGCGCGCGGGCCGATCCGGTCCTGCACCGCGTCCAGGGTCTTGAGGCCGTCGCCGGTGATCAGCAGGACGGTTTCGGCGTCCGGGTCGAGCTGGCCGGTCTCGATGAGCTTCTTGGCCGTCGCGACGGTCACGCCGCCCGCGGTCTCGGCGAAGATGCCCTCGGTGCGGGCGAGCAGCCGGATGCCCTCGACCACCTCTTCATCGGAGACGTTCTCGATGGAGCCGTTGGTGCGGCGGACGGTGTCGAGCACGTACGGGCCGTCGGCGGGGGCGCCGATGGCCAGGGAACGGGCGATGGTGTCCGGCTTGACCGGGGTCACCACGTCGTGGCCTGCCTTGAAGGCGGCGGCGACGGGGGAGCAGCCGGTGGCCTGGGCGCCGAAGACGCGGTACGGGGACTGCTCGACCAGGCCCAGTTCGCCCAGTTCGCGGAAGCCCTTGTCGACCTTGGTGAGCTGGGAGCCGGAGGCGATCGGCACCACGATCTGGTCCGGCAGCCGCCAGCCGAGCTGCTCGGCGACCTCGTAGCCCAGGGTCTTGGAGCCCTCGGCGTAGTAGGGCCGGACGTTGACGTTGACGAACGCCCAGTCCTCGTGGTCCGCGGCCAGTTCGGTGGCCAGGCGGTTCACGTCGTCGTAGTTGCCGTCGACGGCGATCAGGGCGCCGTCGTACACGGCGGTGGTGAGGATCTTGGCCCGTTCCAGCGAGGACGGGATCAGCACGACCGACTCCCAGCCGGCGCGAGCGGCGGCCGCGGCGACGGCGTTGGCCAGGTTGCCGGTGGAGGGGCAGGCCAGGACCTTGAAGCCCAGCTCGCGGGCGGCGGCCAGGGCCACCGCGACCACGCGGTCCTTGAACGAGTGGGTGGGGTTGCCGGTGTCGTCCTTCACCCAGATCCGGCGGACGCCCAGTGCCTTGGCCAGGCGGTCCGCGCGGACCAGCCTGGTACAGCCGGGGTCGGTGTTCGGGTGGGCGTCCACAGTGGACGGCACGGGGAGCAGGTTGCGGTAGCGCCAGATCGACTGCGGGCCGGCTTCGATGTCCTCCCGGCGGACGGTCCCGAAGTCGTAGCCGACCTCAAGGGGACCGAAACACTCGGAACAGGCGAACTCGGCGGCGAGTGGGACCTGGTGGCCGCACTCCCGACAGACCAGGCTGCGCGCCGGGCCGAGGTCAAGGGTCTGCTGGGCGCTGTTGGGCGCCTCGATGGTCGTCATCGCGAGGTCTCTCCTCATCTTTCCCGCTGGCGCGGGGCGGATTTGGCACCGTGTTCACCTGCTCCCTCGCGGAATACGCGTCGAGCCTGTGCCGGTTGCCGGGGTGTCGTAGGGCCGATCCCTCTACCCCTCTGGATGAGCTGTATTCAGTTGTCTGCGACTCACCGTACGGCACGGTCGCCACTGAGAGCTACCGTCAGCCCAGTATGCGGGAGCCCGCGGGGCTGTCAGACCCCCGTGAAAGGATTGCCGACGTGAGCGCCCCAGCCGTCACCCCGGAGCCACTGCATCTGGTGATCGGGGAAGAGGAACTGCTGGTCGAGCGGGCCGTCAAGGCGTCTCTGGACGCCGCGCGGCTGGCCGATCCGCAGACCGAGCTGAGCAAGGTCCGGGTGACCGACCTCACCCCGCCGGAGCTGATCGAACTGGTGAGTCCGTCCCTGTTCGCCGAGGGCCGGGTCATCGTGCTGGAGGCCGCCCAGGAGGCGGGCAAGGAGATCGCGGAGGCGATCGGCGCCTACTGCAAAGCGCCCAGCGAGGGCGTTGTGCTGGTGGTCGTGCACAGCGGCGGCGGCCGGGGCAAGCTCGCCAAGGAACTGCCGGACGCGTTGCGCAAGGCCGGCGCCAAGGTCACTACCTGCGGGAAGCTGAGCAAGCCTGGCGAGCGCGAGTCCTTCGTCAAGGAGGAGTTCCGCCGGGCCGGTGGCCGGGTCGACCCGGCAGGCCTGGCCGCGCTGATCGAGACCGTGGGCTCGGACCTGCGAGAACTGGCCGCCGCCGCCTCGCAACTGGTGGCCGACACCGGCGGCCAGGTCGACGAGCAGGCGGTGCGCCGCTACCACCGCGGCCGGGCCGAGGTGACCGGGTTCGTGGTCGCGGAGAAGGCGGTGACCGGCGACCGCGCCGGGGCGCTGGAGGCATTGCGCTGGGCACTGCAGACCGGCGTGCCGCACGTGCTGATCGCGGACGCCCTGGCCGACGCGGTCCGCACCATCGCCAGGGTGACCGCCGGCGGCCGGGCCGACCCGTTCGCGCTGGCCGGTCAGTTGGGCATGCCGCCGTGGAAGGTCAAGAAGGCCCTGGCCCAGTCCCGCGGCTGGGAACCAGAAGGACTCGCCGAGGCCATGAACCTGGTGGCCAGGCTAAACGCGGATGTGAAGGGCGTCGCCGCCGACGGCGGTTACGCACTGGAGCGAGCGGTGCTGAGGTTGATCCTGGTTCGGCGAGGTCGCTGAGCCGGCAGTGAGGCCAGGCCGCGGACTCGACCCCGGCCCCGGTCTGGCCGGGGCCTTGGACTTGGTGCCAGTCCTAGGACCTGGCACCAGCCCTAAGGCTGATCCGAGTGCTGGGCCTGGGCCCGGAGTCGGAG contains:
- a CDS encoding cytochrome P450, with translation MTVEPRTCPAYPFGEAVKLDLYPEYAVLQRDEPVAKVRLPYGGRDGEPAEAWLVTGYAEVKQVLVDMRFSGDAATAPDTPRVTPWPLRRGMMLTMDPPEHTRLRRLVAKEFTMRRVEKLRPDTERIVSGLLDDMVAHGSPADFVQHVALPLPITVISHLLGVPKEDEHHFRAFTEVMGATTKYTAAQVNQARDQLEDYLRALIERRRAEPSDDLLGALVQARDEEDRLSEEELVRVGVNLLIAGYETTASQIANFAYVLLQRPELFAQLRDDLDLVPSAVEELLRATPLRTSGSFPRVATEDVRIGEVLIRAGETVLIQLAVANRDPKVFTDPDVVKLDREHNPHLGFGHGVHHCLGALLAKMELRLVLRHLAERFPDLRLAAPAEAIPWKAGLLARGPLSLPIAW
- a CDS encoding ferredoxin, with amino-acid sequence MSTDRWHVEVSHDCIGSGMCAGAAPEFFRLVDGYAEPVHTEIDPDEVVTDAADQCPAEAISVVDVASGKTLAPVD
- a CDS encoding nitroreductase family protein gives rise to the protein MRTWTPLHGEPYQPVPYSPARIPDQEALRISAELRARMDQRRTVRSFAPDPVPEELVLNAIAVANTAPSGAHQQPWTFVLVEDPEVRARIRAAAEAEEQVSYDGRLGEEWLSALRPLGTDAHKPHLTDAPYLIVVFQQRFGLRADGSSYKHYYGDESVGIAVGMLLTALHLSGLAALTHTPSPMRFLGEVLGRPRNEKAFAVIPVGYPAEQAQVPDLVRKTMDQVLVRV
- the nadD gene encoding nicotinate-nucleotide adenylyltransferase; translation: MSGRRLGVMGGTFDPVHHGHLVAASEVQARFDLDEVIFVPTGRPWQKEHHVVSSPEDRYLMTVIATASNPRFSVSRVDVDRTGPTYTIDTLSDLHRQHPNDQLFFITGADALEQILGWWRADELFELAHFVGVTRPGYQLDDDHLPRGAVSLVDVPAMAISSTDCRERVAKGMPVWYLVPDGVVQYISKRNLYRDPAP
- the rsfS gene encoding ribosome silencing factor, producing the protein MSATEESRRLAHVAALAAADKKAHDIVVLDVSTQLVITDVFVIASAPNERQVQAIVDSVEEKMREAGSKPVRREGAREGRWVLLDFVDLVVHIQHTEERSFYGLERLWKDCPRIEFEDVVAHQPEDEDVQA
- a CDS encoding histidine phosphatase family protein, translating into MTLSRLILWRHGQTGHNASGRLQGQLDVELNDIGLAQARQAAPLVAALEPDLLVTSDLRRAADTAAAFTAVTGMAPRVDKRLRETDVGQWMGMSGAEVEADWPGALANWRADPAFAPPGGETRLEVAARAVEVVAELDLTQDGTALLCAHGGLITGLIGRLLGLPVELWPSLGGLSNCHWTVLARRADDIRWRLLSHNVGATG
- the octT gene encoding diglucosylglycerate octanoyltransferase, with translation MSRGRLLVLGDSLAFHGPEYALPADDPRLWPNIAAAGLDREAELVAGFGWTARHGWWALTGDPRVWSLLPRTDALVLALGSMDTLPSPLPTYLREGLRHLRPTPVRRFARARYQAAQPHLARFLRGRPVALPAHLTVSYLDRCLQAVRTIRPDLPVIGMLPSVHNSPEYGHVHTGHAPAVAALRTWSARTRVPLLDLPALVRAHIFDGDGNPDGMHWGFSAHAEVGTAVADLLRPMLP
- a CDS encoding DegV family protein, whose product is MSVAVFTDSTAYLPEGFATRHGIHEVPLHVTVDGAGGLDGKDIGPSELAAALAERRTVTTSRPTPAEFATAYRQALEAGATAVVSIHLSRELSGTWDAARLAALEVGPDRVRVVDSRSTAMGLGFAVLAAAKAATRQATPAEVEAVATHTATHTRTFFCLETLEHLRRGGRITPTAALLGTALSVKPLLHVENGRILPLEKVRTTSRAVARLVDLATEAAGQGPVEVAVHHLGSPQRAAELAGRLDERLPGCDGCVISEVGAVVGAHTGPGVLGVVVLPHRPR
- a CDS encoding ComEA family DNA-binding protein; this encodes MWRFLTAATNTRRDLARTRLSELAAAARARPGPDPPPELDGIKVIQLDESGHQLPARPLSRTPKWLSRLLPRSPRGVRWDPGRLAALAVAVVAVLAVATTALLVWQDRPTREMAPELSPSAGPAVPPTTKPPTTTGAGATLVVSVVGRVTKPGLVTLTEGARVADAVQAAGGAHPNVDLNGLNMARRLADGEQVHVGITPPPEQPQDSLGMPPGGTAKVSLNNATLAALDALPGVGPVTAQRIVQWRTKHGRFTSVDQLREIEGIGESRLARLRELVSL
- a CDS encoding DNA internalization-related competence protein ComEC/Rec2; translated protein: MVTGDPRPMRTPAYGGRPANSNGTVLTLALDTAHTTGDTMSVGGTVLLLAMHESWSDISPGQRLRTTGKLAPAHPGDLTVAALRVHNAPELLGTPPFWQRAATHIRAGLRQASAVLPTDQAGLLPSLVVGDTTTLAPRVIADFRTAGLAHLLAVSGTNLAIVCGAVLLLCRAVRTGPRTATAVAALALLGFVILARPQPSVLRAAVMAAIALYALTTGRDRAAIPALAGTVTILLLADPELAGDLGFVLSVLATAALVLLAPRWSDALRRRHVPGGLAEALAIPAAAHLFTAPVVVGMTGELSLTAILANLLAAPVVALATVLGVLAAVLSVIHPGTAELLVHLTGPAMWWLVTVAHQAAAIPMATLPWPSGLGGGFLLIGVLIVLALVLRQRRFRALLIAAILLALLVLVPIRALRPGWPLPDWAVVACDVDQGDAIVLSTAEPGRAVLVDTGPDPIAITNCLRDLDIDRIALLVLTHLHADHIGGLAEVLAGHQVGAVAISPVQQPPWAIKEIRRATESAGVPLTELRPGTSTTWPGLTIDILGPRSPAALGATGERVGGTALNDASVVIRAHTTAGRVLLTGDIELAGQADLLADKGSELAADILKVPHHGSRYSLPRFLATVRPRIALISVGAGNDYGHPSPLILETLRAQGTHILRTDQDGDLAIAPSPHGPVISRHGKQESRTAR